The window TTCAAAGTACCGCCTGTCGATTTGACGAACTCGCCCACTTTTTGGTCGGAGTTTTTAACGAAAGCTTGATCCAAAACGCAGATCTCTTCGAAGTATTTACCGATGCGGCCTTCGACCATTTTCGCTACGATGTTCTCTGGTTTTCCTTCGTTCAACGCTTGTTCTGTCAAGACTTTGCGCTCACGCTCCACTTCCTCTTCGGAAACTTGGTCGCGGGAAACGTATTTCGGATTTAGAGCGGCAACGTGCATCGCCACGTCTTTTGCAGCTTCTTCGTCCTTTGTTCCTTCCAAAATGACTAGAACGCCAATACGTCCACCCATGTGCAAGTAAGGGCCGAATACGTCATTGTCGGTTTTTGTACGGATTTCAAAGCGGCGAAGAGTGATTTTTTCACCAATTTTCGCTACAGCATTTGAAATATGGTCCGCTACGGATAAATCGTTGTCCATTTTGGATTCTAGCGCTTCTTCGATGGAAGCAGGTTTTGCTGAAAGCAAGTGCTCTCCAAGTTCTTTAACAAGTGTTTGGAACCCTTCGTTTTTCGCAACGAAGTCTGTTTCCGCGTTCACTTCAAAGAGAACAGCTTCATTGCCATTTACAATGATATCTGTCGTACCTTCAGCCGCGATGCGGTCTGCTTTTTTCGCTGCACTGGAAAGGCCTTTCTCACGAAGGAAGTCGACTGCTGCTTCCATATCGCCATTCACTTCAGTTAGTGCTTTTTTGCAGTCCATCATACCTGCGCCTGTTTTTTCGCGTAGTTCTTTTACCATTTGTGCTGTGATAGCCATTGTTTACGTTCCTCCTAGTAATATGTCGTGATCTTTGCTTCCTCTAAAAAAGACGATAAGGGTTTCGGCCGCTTATCGTCTCTTCCGTTCACTCATTTCACTCTGCAGCTACGGCTTCCTCTTCAGTTACTTCATCATCTTCACCTTGACGGGATTCGATCAAAGCATCAGCCATTTTGCTTGTCAAAAGACGTACTGCGCGGATTGCATCATCGTTTGCAGGGATGATGTAGTCGATTTCGTCCGGATCACAGTTCGTGTCCACGATTCCAACGAGTGGAATGTTCAATT is drawn from Sporosarcina sp. FSL W7-1349 and contains these coding sequences:
- the tsf gene encoding translation elongation factor Ts, translated to MAITAQMVKELREKTGAGMMDCKKALTEVNGDMEAAVDFLREKGLSSAAKKADRIAAEGTTDIIVNGNEAVLFEVNAETDFVAKNEGFQTLVKELGEHLLSAKPASIEEALESKMDNDLSVADHISNAVAKIGEKITLRRFEIRTKTDNDVFGPYLHMGGRIGVLVILEGTKDEEAAKDVAMHVAALNPKYVSRDQVSEEEVERERKVLTEQALNEGKPENIVAKMVEGRIGKYFEEICVLDQAFVKNSDQKVGEFVKSTGGTLKEFIRYAVGEGIEKREENFADEVMSQVKGN